The DNA window TTACAAAAACTCACCAAGCGACGGCCTTTGGTAGTGCTTCCAAATCAGGAGAAAAACCTGGAAAGACAAAAGAAGTCACAGcccaagaaaagaaaatttagGGCAAAGTCTAGGAATAAATCAAAGTCAGAGGTACACCAGACCCTGAAAAGTAACACAAAAATGGCTGATAAATATAAAACCCCCAAGAATTCAAGCCATTTATCAGAAATCCCTTTAAAGTCGGcaacagaaaataaatactctAAAAACTCAAGTAAAATCCCAAACCATCTGGCAGACAGACATAAACCCTCGTCAgctaatttgaaaaataagagtatcacaaaaatagaagataataataaaaccgCTTCGATGTCAAGTGATACCCCAAAGAATATAGCAATTATACATTCAAGGAAAAGCCTTTCGCAATCGGCAAGTAAAAGTAAATCCAGTATTAGTGTGAGAAAAACGGCTGCGAACTTCTCGGATAAACTGAAGCCTACCTTAGCTGATTTAACCATGAGCAGATTTTTCGCCGAACATCCGAGTCTAGAAAGTATCTCCAGCTCAAGGCGTACTACTTATACCAAACTTCCAAGGCCTAAACCTACAGAAAGGGTCAGTGAAAGTAGCCAAGAAGAAGATGGAATATACGGCATTGATGAAGAAAAGGAGTCCCAACGCTTAGACACCAAAGACACCCAATTGATAACTCGcgaaattttccaaaaagatCGAAATTCACAAATATCTACAAAAACGAAACagaggaaaattaaaattcctaAATATCAACAGCTAAAGGAGAAGAAATTGACAAAAGATGAGGAAATTTCAGAAGATATACCCCCCTTAAGTCAGATTTCACAGAAcgaaagtgaaataaaatcgAAGAGTAAGGAAATGACAAAAGCTAAACAGTCAAAATCCGAGGGGAAACTGCAAATAGAGGAACTCAAATTATCAAAGATCACAAAAGACGAGCAAACTTATGAAGAGCGGAGGCAGAGTTTCGTTTCCAAAGGAAAGTCCCACTCTTTGATCAATATTCCCTATGCTAGCCATCAGTACATTCACGAAATCCTGAAAGGTCTGACTAAAAGTGATCCCTCGCTCTTTGGGGCCTTCAAGGGTAAACATGGCAGTCCAATCTTTTCACCTTACAAGGGACAATCCTACAATGATACTACAAGCGGAGATCAGAGAAGGGAGAAGAGCGTGACAAGTGGCGGTTGGTCTATAAGTTTAAAGCCAAGTTTACCTCCTGTCAACCCAATGGCTCATCGAAAgccttatattttaaaaaagaaagcaCTCCGGGAAATGGCCCAAAAAGATTATACAATTGAACCGGAGGATAGCACTGAAATTCGGAGTGTTCGAGGAACCCTATCTGATCTACCCTTTAAAAAGACACCAGAAAGTCTCTTTCGTTCCAAAAATGACTCCGAAGATGACGTACACTTGAATATAGAAGCGAAACCTATAGTTATTGCCGATATGATATCTCAGTTTTTGGACTCTTATGGCTCCGAAATAAGTTTTATTCAATCGTATCCTGATTTATTTAGGTCCAATGTGCTGGAACAGATTTCACTGATGAGTGTCATAGAAAAGATAAAGcccaagaaaaaaaagaaacgtgTGGAAAAGAAAGTACTAGAAGTGAAGAAGATGCCATCGAAGCACTTTGTCTGTTCCTTGTGCAACTTGGTTAGGAGGAGGCAATCCGAACTTCGACCTTATATGCAGAGGATGCAGAAGCAACGAGAAAGATTGGAACAAAAGACCTACTATGCCCAGAAGTTATCGAGGTGTCGAAGGGATCCACAACAGTGTGCCCTGGAAAATCAGAAGAGAGCCCATATCCGCAGGGTTCTCTCTAAATGCTATAAGGCACTGGATCTTTGCCACCAAATCGTGGAGCAaaagatattacaaaaatCTGAAGGATGTTACCAGAGATGaagaatgtatatataaatacatattgtAGAAAGTGATGAGATAGAATCCAAgtatgtttaaatatttactatttgttttaaaattttaaaatcgttGTATGTAATTAACTTCGTTTCTGGGagtaaaatgtatataaataggTTTTATCTGCCGTATCATTAAAGTAGTTGAGTTTAGAAACATCAAAATTGGCGCCCAAACAGGGACTCTGTCTTTCTTTTTACACTTTcttatttttccaattttgaaTCCACTTCTGGTTTCATAGATCTTTTCCTATGTAAACTTGTTCCATATGCTCACAAGTAAAAATCAAAACCCACAACTTAAAAGACAAATAATGTGCGATTACCCGATGTCAAGCCATTTGTTGGCAGTTCATTCAGTTGACTTTTACGCGACCCTCAAAGATTCCACTCGTGGCacataaagtttattaaaattaacatttgCCAGAGAAAACTGTTTCGCATGCATCCTTTTCCGCAAAATTTATTCCAATGCGAGCAGCCGCcgagtaaaaataataatgtgcCATAAAATTCCAGTTTTTTACACCCAAGCCCGATTCCCATCCCTGCGCATAAATGTCAATGCCAACGCAACTAAAATCTTTTCTCTATCCCGCGACCGTTGAATTTTGCAACCTACGCAGGCCCATCCTCCCCCTTTTTTCGCGAACTCTTCAGCACAAGTGCAACTACAAAAACCGggggaaaaaccaaaaaaaaactaggaAAAACTAGGGAAACTAGGGAAAAATCAAAGTGGAAAAGCAACAAAACTCGGTCGAGGGCTTTAGATAGTAAAAAAAACTTGTATATGGAATTTTGGGTTGCAATGCGGGCAGTTTGAAGCACTTTCTTctggtttattaattttaaagctaatTTACTGCGTCAGGCTCAACACGgtggcattttttatttactcctACAGCTTTCTAGGAGGTTTAGATAGATTAGTTACACAGTTTTACTATTCACATTTacattacaaattttaatataattataatgtgCTACTCATACAAGCTTTTACTATGTAGAGTATAAAAACATTGATTCGCAAattagtttaaatatttattttaaatatattttcgtaTCTGtagataaattataaaatggtattattttgatacaaaatctatttatctatattTTATCTATCTTTTATTGTACCGATCTATATGTCTATCATATATCTACCTGTCTTTTCCTCTATCTAACTAGCTAAATAAATGCCTGTCTGTGAGTTAATCTCTTCACTGGAACGCTTTAAGCGAGTAAATAGTCGGTGCAGCCctcttaaataattttattcattaATTACCCCGAGTGGGGGAGTGGTAAATCACTCGAGTTGCCGGCGCCGCGAAGTATGCAGCGCTGGAATGCAAACACAGGTGAGAGGACAGGTGTCAAGGTGCTAAAATGCGTCGGAGCAGCTGCGGCTGAGGCCCCGTGGCTGGGAAGCAAACAATCCTGACGGAGGATGTGCAGGAAACTGGAATGGAAAACTCGCAgcggaaattgaaaaaatgctGAAATGGCGAAGGAAAATGTGCGATGGTTTATGTCTGCTGCTCCGGCGGCGGCCTCATAATTGCCTCTAAGTGGCTTAACttattaaaaccaattaagcAAGTCGCCTGCCGAAGGAAACTCTCTTAATTGCAGCCGAATTGCGATTTAAAAAAGTGAAGGAAATTGCATACAAATATAATTGGAAAATTGTCTAATTGCCTCAGCAGCCGAGGCCAGTTAACAAGCTGTTCCATCAGCTAATTAAACTTTCTAGATTAAAGGCCAAGCTCCAGTCGATGTAGTTTCTTTGGCAGTTCAAAAGTTGAGAGGTTTACACAAGGACTAAAACGCTTCCAACTTTATGGCGAAATCTTCCTAAGACGGATGGTAATTCACGCTTCGCGGAGTGCAAAGGAGAAGTTTTGAAGTTGGCTAGAGGGATAGCACAGGATTCTATGTTTATGTAGACAGGATAACAGCTCCCAAAAATTTGTCTATGTAACCAGTTTCTAAAGGATTTAAATTTCATCTAGGCACTCCCTTGACTTCCTTGAAATGTATCTTTGAAGTGtaactttaaattttgtttaagttttaaaagtgttattttttatttacactatATAAgctcataaatattaaatgtatattttaaaaaatttaaattgaagtaatagaaattaaaattcaatttttaattaaatgtaggtattttaaattttattttattttcaaagttaggctaaatttaaaattgttttaatccCACAAAGCTAGTAAAAATCCATTAAAAGCTAACAAAAAATATGCTTTTATGCTAGTTAACAATGGAGAGttgctctttatttattcataatttttaatggaaGCCATCACATGTACATGTTCACAAGCACTCGACCGCAAAGCTTTTGTTTTCCCCGGAACATGCTTCCGTATTTACACACCAATTTCAGGTCGCTTCAATACCTTTCGATATCGGTACACCACATTTAgacaacatttttcatttgcattttctgTTCCCAAAATGCGACAATTCGACGAATCCAATCGCTTAAATGGGAAAATGCAAACGAAATCCGTTCGCCGCGCAACACGTTAACATAATTATGGAACAAGCTCGCTGGGGCCCAATCAATCATACGCAGCGTGAGCCGCTTGACATTTTCGGGGGCCCAGACTCGATAATCACGCACAGCGAACCTTTGAAATGCAAATCGGGCGAATCATCCGCCAAATCATACATGTGTACTCACATTTTATTCCTGGAGGAGCGGGTGAATTTGTATCTGCCGCCCTGTGGATTGCCGATTGCCGATGTTTGTTGCTGGTTTTTCGCCTGTTGCTGGTTGTTCTATGCTGTTATCAAATCAATTCCACAGAACTTTATTTGCAGCGAGgccaaaaaagaaatgaatCGAGGGAAAACAGCAGTGGCAGTCGGGGAAAACGAGAAAAACCAAAGGAAAAAGCGTAAATGTAACACAATTTCTTCTCAGGCGCGTGTCAGAAATTTTGTTGAATTCCGAATATGTTCTGCACACggtgaatatatttttgaggTTTTAAAGggacttttaaaataataaaggtaCTTGATGTTTGACGTTTTACAAGATTTTTAGTTCTGCACTTTTAGtgcaatttaaatgttattaaattaaatgtattgcTTATAGTATTAAATTCAATAACAACATAACACTTTTCtttccataaaaaaaaaacaaaaatagaaCTGATtgaaaatcaagaaattttaatattattttaaaatcagccTCCACAAACTCGAAGATGTTTTGCACTTTTGGTTACTTTTTTCAGTGCCTGAGTTACATTTACACAGATACACAGTCTACGATTGTGTGTGGATTACATATGGTAATTTCCTTGGGATTTGCtcggttgttttttttttggccctTTCGGTTGTTCTGGGTCAGATTATAATCGTATTTTCCAATCTGAATAAAATTAGCCGTGATTTTTCATTGCTCTTTTGAGTTTTATTTTGGCTTAGGATTTATGGTAGTCGCTTAAACACTTTTCGCCTTGTTTTCTTTGCGAATCTTTTGGAAACACATGTGTTGAATCACCCGCATTTCGTCTTAATAAACATGtgccaaaaattaaatcaactgTGTGCGAGTTTGagtttataattttatcacttttataatttatgtcttcggatttcgttttgtttgaaatttgaatttccaCTTTTCACTGGGCAACTTTGGCGCCCCTGCACTTGAACTAGTTTCCCGTTACAAgcgttttcaattttccacCCGCTCACAGatacactcgcacacacacacacacacagatggGGGGAAAAGCAGGGAAGATAAATCCACTGATAAGAGTGGCGATTGAGCTGCGGATGCATCCGCTGTACCTGGCGCCACGTCCGACTTTCGAAGCCACTCAACAGCAACTGTTGCAAGTCTCGAAAAGGCAACTTGTGGCTGCTGCTTTCCTCGGCTTTTCTCTGCTTTCCGCGGTCGGCGTCGCAGCATCTCTTTCCCGAGAGCTTTTCCGAGGAGCTTTTCCTCGCACCACACGGCAAACTGTTGATTGGTCTTCGGAAAACGTGAAAATGTGcaaatgtgtgtgttttggccaGGAAGAGAGCACAGAAGAGAGCCTATCTCGGCTGGCTCGCCGTGCTTTACTTAGTTAATTAGTACTCGTACCGATGGCAGTAAACAGTAGTTAGTCCCTGTTTATGGGCCTTAAAATAAGTCATTAAAAGCGGGTTTGATAGGTGCACACAACAGAAGAGGTAAATGTGGCTCTGCTTAATAAATCAATTGAAGGAGGAAGAACTAAGGTTCTTACCGTCTAGAATAAGGATCAGGGATTAACAATTGGGTATTTGTTAAACAGTTCAAAAATGTAGATTAcctaaaaaagtaaatattttactatcctcagactaacaaaaaaaaaagaaaaattaaataataaattcatagaaaaatagtattataatatgcatatatttattaaaaatttgctGATCTCTACAAAATGAAAAAgcgaatttatattttattgtcTGAAGATAtgcaaacattaaaaaatatcaatttgaaaggaacacatcctttataattattttccaataataaaaataatttacttatttactttataagaaaaatgttattcataACCTTGTAGGTATTTATAAACGttagatattattttataatatttataggaCTGAAATAATCTAATATAAAGCTTACAAAGAAATGATTCTGTTTATACCTTATATCTGTTTAGCCCGAAGTTTGGTAAAGTCAACTTTTTCTGTGTGGAAAATGCCCTTTAAAATGTCTAGTACCACATTACAAATTACAATTCAAATAATGTGCAGAGACACTCCTTCGAATCAACCATAATCCCGGTAAATTCGTTTCCAGTTCCGTTTGCTTGGGCCCGCCACAAAGCCATTAAGGCTGCTGTTTACCAAAGCAACAGTTACCAATGTTTACGGCGCAGCAGTACACACTTCTGAGCCTGACAAGACGAGCTCCCCGAGGCACTTGCTCCTATTCGGGGCCCGCAAATAGATGGCACATTGGCAGAATTAACGCGCTTTTAATAGATTAGAGCCCCCGGCCGTGGCTGCTCGGCAAGTCGGCTCTTCAGGGGCACATTGTGATGGTGCAACCGACGATGCCGCTCAAGGACCTCTGCACCCGATCCGCAGATGATGGCACCAACCTGGCCAACCCGGCCGCCGCCCACAACAACTGGGCGCCACCACTTTTACAACTATCCCCAAGTGGCACGAGGACACACGTTTGGCAAATTTTCGCAGGCGGAAGGACGAACACCTGGACTAATTGATACGCTCGAGCAGGCACGTAGAAAAACAgcttttaactttttatttaatttttaaacttggTGTAAGtgctatttattatttatataatactaACTTCATTTTCATAGTTTCAACAATTCAGAGAATTTCACtgattgtttaaaaataaacaaaaaataatacaataaaataaaattattaaaatataagtgtAAATGTATcatcttaaataatatattttataagttatctgtttatatttaaactttaaaatcaaatttatatatCTTCTAAAAAAGTAAGATGAAAAATATgccactattaaaatattcttattaGAATATTaatgtgttttttaattaaaaactaagaTGAAGTCGCCCTTATTTGATAGACCAATATTACAATaatcttaaattatatttaaagtatAACTAGAATTCTTAGAAATAAACAGAGAAAACAGTTTAAAAcagtaaacagaaaaaacaGTTTATTGTTCAACACCTTTGCTAGCGAACTCTAAAATGATCCAGTTTTCCAAACACTGACCTACATTTCTCTCAGTGTCGGATTGACTGTAGCAATTTTCCTGCTTTCATACAGTAAAAACAATTACCCGAATGTTTTCGTGTGTGGGGCGTGAATTAAGCTCGCATTAAAATTACCGGGAATGAAAAGGCCGGGATAAACGAGGCGAGAAAATCAAATTGAGTCGCTTATTTCACTTAAAGCTGTGCCAGGTTCAGGGCCACGAAGGGAAGTTCGCGTCCTTGCGGCCATTTTGTAAGGTCCTGTATGTACTTATATACATAAATTCAGCTGGGAAAAGCCAACGGGCCATGTCAACACGAGGTTAACTTTTAACTTCCTCGGACGACGTTCGTTGACTCCGGAGCGCGTACTAAACAAGCGAACAAAAGCCGTTTCTGCACTGTTTTCCCGCACATTTCGCTGGGCTAATTAAGACGCCCGTCCTTCGCAGCGGTAATCCTATATATCCCCGATCCGGCGACCCTGCTTTGCAGCTTCGCATTACCGCTGGATGCACGCGCATCTGATTATGCCGCATTATTGCCAACAGCGTCATTTTCCGCGCGAATAATTATGGGGAATTTGGGTGTTAAGCGCTAATGTCCTCGACTGTCTGGTAATAAAAGAGTGGAAAGCGAAGGATGTTTCAATAACCAGGTTGCCAGTGCCTATCACTGTCATAATATCTTAAATGTAAGatactttttctttaatattctAATTTACAAgataacttttaaatttggcGCTCAAAAACCAGTTGAAGCTA is part of the Drosophila biarmipes strain raj3 chromosome 2R, RU_DBia_V1.1, whole genome shotgun sequence genome and encodes:
- the LOC108022237 gene encoding uncharacterized protein LOC108022237 translates to MNILKRSRVLNRNCLREKIQSLSPLLRTLDIGPPSKDSVFRASWSYYASDCQERLSNIRRRIAQNARIVAPKKGPLSVLPFNESLLPPGVDLDEHIYQELVSCFRNAESTDSVKKTSIKASKVQGFFDMRKFSTPEQWSSWKQEEQQVHQLLEKSYDPYLKEEMTKKLEHLQKLTKRRPLVVLPNQEKNLERQKKSQPKKRKFRAKSRNKSKSEVHQTLKSNTKMADKYKTPKNSSHLSEIPLKSATENKYSKNSSKIPNHLADRHKPSSANLKNKSITKIEDNNKTASMSSDTPKNIAIIHSRKSLSQSASKSKSSISVRKTAANFSDKLKPTLADLTMSRFFAEHPSLESISSSRRTTYTKLPRPKPTERVSESSQEEDGIYGIDEEKESQRLDTKDTQLITREIFQKDRNSQISTKTKQRKIKIPKYQQLKEKKLTKDEEISEDIPPLSQISQNESEIKSKSKEMTKAKQSKSEGKLQIEELKLSKITKDEQTYEERRQSFVSKGKSHSLINIPYASHQYIHEILKGLTKSDPSLFGAFKGKHGSPIFSPYKGQSYNDTTSGDQRREKSVTSGGWSISLKPSLPPVNPMAHRKPYILKKKALREMAQKDYTIEPEDSTEIRSVRGTLSDLPFKKTPESLFRSKNDSEDDVHLNIEAKPIVIADMISQFLDSYGSEISFIQSYPDLFRSNVLEQISLMSVIEKIKPKKKKKRVEKKVLEVKKMPSKHFVCSLCNLVRRRQSELRPYMQRMQKQRERLEQKTYYAQKLSRCRRDPQQCALENQKRAHIRRVLSKCYKALDLCHQIVEQKILQKSEGCYQR